Proteins from a genomic interval of Crassostrea angulata isolate pt1a10 chromosome 7, ASM2561291v2, whole genome shotgun sequence:
- the LOC128156800 gene encoding protein AAR2 homolog, translating into MSEVDKKKRISKRYKKWVSLSNFITPELLDKLQPPSKRICSVTDFVSEVSNTQSRKLKKTSGSTKTSEDQDETKVSKEKDLQDNKEENAEPTSLKDAESRLPDMKVREESKIQFSKIPKQKYPPGCSPAEMTKYSIDSSYALESILCSNYKDNEAKILGEIQFAFICFLIGQVLDAFEQWKNLVHVMCTSEEALQNQASLFLNFISAPMDINVLKLKYYYIFM; encoded by the exons atGTCGGAGGTggataagaaaaaaagaatttcaaagag gTACAAAAAATGGGTATCCCTGAGCAACTTCATTACTCCAGAGTTGTTGGACAAGCTGCAGCCTCCAAGTAAAAGAATATGCTCTGTCACAGACTTTGTTTCTGAGGTCAGCAACACACAAAgtcgaaaattgaaaaaaacttCTGGTAGCACAAAGACTTCGGAAGACCAGGATGAAACCAAGGTGTCCAAGGAGAAGGACTTGCAAGataacaaagaagaaaatgCCGAGCCAACTTCTCTTAAAGATGCAGAATCCAGATTGCCAGATATGAAAGTGAGAGAAGAGAGTAAAATTCAGTTTAGTAAAATACCCAAGCAGAAATACCCTCCTGGATGTTCCCCAGCAGAAATGACTAAATACAGCATTGACTCAAGCTATGCTTTAGAGAGCATACTTTGTTCAAATTACAAGGACAATGAAGCGAAGATTCTGGGAGAAATCCAGTTTGCCTTCATATGCTTTCTGATTGGCCAGGTGCTGGATGCTTTTGAACAATGGAAAAATCTTGTGCATGTCATGTGTACTAGTGAGGAAGCCCTACAGAATCAGGCTTCTTTGTTCTTGAACTTCATAAGT GCACCAATGGACATAAATGTTCTCAAACTTAAGTATTACTATATCTTCATGTGA